The Streptomyces sp. NBC_01268 genome segment GCCCAGCCGGTCGCCCATGCGGTCGACCATGGCGAGGGCGTCGGTGCGGGCGGTCGCCGTGTGCGAGAGGTCGACGGTGAAGTGCCGGTAGTCGTCCTTGGTGACGTCCCACTCGGGGGCGTACGCGAGCATCTCGCGGTCCTTGTACCGCCACGGGTACATGTTCTCGACGGCGAAGCGGACGTCCGTCTCGTCGGCCATGCGCCAGATGCCGGTCACGAAGTCGCGCGCGTACTGGCGCTGCCAGCGGAACGGAGGGTGGACGACGACCGTCGAGGCGCCCAGCTTCTCCGCGGCGGCGCGGGCGCGCTGCAGCTTGACCCACGGGTCGGTGGACCAGACCCGCTGGGTGATCAGCAGACACGGCGCGTGGACGGCGAGGATCGGGACCTGGTGATAGTCCGACAGACGGCGCAGCGCCTCGATGTCCTGGCTGACCGGATCGGTCCACACCATGACCTCGACCCCGTCGTAACCGAGGCGCGCGGCGACCTCGAAGGCCGTCGCCGTCGACTCCGGATACACCGAGGCCGTCGACAGGGCGACCTTCGCATCCGGGATGCGCACCGCTGGTTCTGCCACGGAGACAGGGTACGGGGCAGGCCGCGGGGCCGGGGGGTGGTTCCGGTCACCCCCCGGGGGCGGGGCCCCTCGCCCGCCCGCGGCCCTACAGCTCGTCCGGCAGGTGGTCCAGGCGGCGCAGGATCACGCCCTCGCGCAGCGCCCAGGGGCAGATCTCCAGCTCCTCGACGCCGAACAGGTCCATCGCGCCCTCGGCGACCAGGGCGCCCGCCAGGAGCTGGGCGGCCCGCCCCTCGGAGACGCCGGGGAGGGCGGAGCGGTCGCCGACGGTCATGGCGGCCAGGCGCGGCACCCACTCCTCCAGGGCCTTGCGGGACAGCGTGCGCTGCACGTACAGGCCGAAGCCCGAGCCGGGGGCGCCGGCGATCCGGGCCAGCTGCTTGAAGGTCTTCGAGGTGGCGACCACGTGGTCGGGGCGGCCGAAGCGGCTGAACTCGCCGACCGTGCGGGCGATCTGCGCCCGGACATGGCGGCGCAGCGCCTTCACGTCGGCCGTGTCCGGCGGGTCGCCCGGCAGCCAGCCCGAGGTGAGGCGGCCCGCGCCGAGCGGCAGGGAGACCGCCGTGTCCGGCTCCTCGTCGATGCCGAAGGCGACCTCCAGCGAGCCGCCGCCGATGTCCAGGAGGAACAGCTTGCCGGCGGACCAGCCGAACCAGCGGCGGGCCGCCAGGAAGGTCAGCCGGGCCTCCTCCTCGCCGGTGAGGACCTGGAGCGCGATCCCGGTCTCCGCCTCGACGCGGGCGAGGACGTCGTCGGCGTTGCTGGCCTCGCGCACCGCCGAGGTCGCGAACGGCAGCACCTCCTCGCAGCCCTTGTCCTCCGCCGCCTGGAGCGCGTCGCGGACGGTGGCGATGAGCCGCTCGACCCCCGCGTCCGCGATGGCGCCGCGCTCGTCGAGGAGCTCGGCCAGGCGCAGCTCCGCCTTGTGGGAGTGGGCGGGCAGCGGGCGGGCGCCGGGGTGGGCGTCCACCACCAGCAGGTGCACTGTGTTCGAACCGACGTCGAGGACTCCGAGTCTCATGGACGGAACGCTACTGCGCGCACCCGCATACGCTTGTCGTTGTGCCAAAGACGAAAAAGGCGAAGCCGGGCAAAGACAGCACCGGGGACCACGCCAGCCGGGGCGACGACGCCGTGAAGTCGGCCAGGACCGCGCACGCGGCCAAGGCCGTGAAAGCCGTGAAGGCCGGGAAGTCCGGCAAGAAGGGCGCCGAGGACGACGAGCCCGACGAGAAGGGCCTCGACTTCCCGCGCGCCTGGGTGGAGTTTGCCGACCCGGACGACGAGGAGCAGGTCTACCGCTGCGACCTGACCTGGCTCACCTCCCGCTGGACCTGCATCTTCGGCAACGGCTGCCAGGGCATCCAGGAAGGCCGGGCGGACGACGGCTGCTGCACGCTCGGCGCGCACTTCTCCGACGAGGACGACGAGAAGCGGGTCGCGGGGTACGTGGACCGGCTGACGCCCGAGCTGTGGCAGTTCCACGACGTCGGCGCGGAGACGGGCTGGGTGCAGCTCGACGAGGACGGCGACCGGCAGACCCGCCGCTGGCAGGGGTCCTGCATCTTCCAGAACCGTCCCGGCTTCGCCGGCGGCGCCGGCTGCTCGCTGCACATCCTGGCCGTCAAGGAGGGCCGGGAGCCGCTGGAGACCAAGCCGGACGTGTGCTGGCAGCTGCCGGTGCGGCGGACGTACGACTGGATCGACCGTCCCGACGACACCAAGGTCCTCCAGGTGTCGATCGGCGAGTACGACCGGCGCGGCTGGGGCCCCGGCGGCCACGACCTGCACTGGTACTGCACGACGGCCAGCTCCGCGCACGTCGGTGGCGAGCCGGTCTACGTCTCGTACCGGCCCGAGCTCGTCGAGATGATGGGCGAGGCGGCGTACGAGGTCCTCGTCGGCCTGTGCGAGGCGCGGCTGGCCTCCCAGCTGCCGCTGGTGGCGCCGCACCCCGCCGACCCGGTCGGCTAGCGCCCGGACGGGCGCCGCTCAGGACGGGCCCGGCCCCGGGTCCTGGCTCGGGGTCTGGCCGTCCGAGGCGGTCGGCTCGGGCGTGGGCTCCGTCGTCGGCTCCGTGGTCGGGGGCTGGGTGGTCGGCTCGGTCGTCGGCTCCGTGGTCGGGGGCGTGGTCGTCGGCTCCGTCGTCGGCGTGGTCGGCTCGGGCGTGGTCGGGGTGCCGGGTCCGGTCGTGGCGGGCGGCGGCGTCGCCCCGTAGCCGTCGATCCGCAGCACCGCGCCCGAGGGGTCGACGCCCACCCGGGCGCTCCAGGCGCCGGCCGGTTCGCGGGAGCGGTCGACGGAGATCCGGACCGTGACCGACTCGCCCGGGCGCAGGGTGCCGGAGGCCTGGCTCACGTACAGCCAGGGGGCGTCCGACCACAGCGACCAGCCGGCGGGCGAGCCGCCCTCGTTGGTGAGGGTGAGCAGGGTCGTCGCCCCGCTGCCGCGCGCGGCCACCGTGATCCTCGCGGGCGCCGGCTGCCCGGGCACCGTCGGGGTGGCGGGCCCGCCGGGGCTGATCACCTCGACGGAGACGTCCGGGGAGCGGCTGCCGCGGGTGAAGCGGGGGTCGGGGGTGGTGCGGGCGTTGCCCGCGTTCTCGTAGCGCTCGTACGGGCGGCCGCCGGTGCCCGCGCCCTGAGCGCCCTCCGGCTCGTCCGCCTCGCGCGCGCTGATCCTGGCCCCGTCCTGGCCCTCCCCCACCTCGGACGCGCCGCGGTACGACGCCCACAGGGCGAGCACCGGGGCGGCGACGACCGCGGCGACCACCGTGGTGGTGACGGCGCGGGCGCGCATCCGGTCGCGGCGGGCCGCGTGGTCCTTCGGGTCCAAGGGGAATCCGGTCGGTCCGAAGCGCGGGGCGCCGGCCCGGGCGCGCGGCACGTGCAGCATCGCCACGTACGCGGCGGCCCGCGGCGCCTCCACCAGCGGGAGCCGGCCCGCCGCACCCGCCGCCGCGCCCGGCCAGGGCCCGCCCGCGCCCGCCCGCTCGGCGGCCCGGCGGCAGCGCGGACAGTCGTCGACGTGCCGGACCAGCTCCGCGCGCAGCGCCGCGGAGAGCAGCACCTGGTGGTCGCCGGTCAGCCCGGCCACGGTCGGGCAGTCGCCGGTCTCGACGACGGCG includes the following:
- a CDS encoding sugar phosphate isomerase/epimerase family protein codes for the protein MAEPAVRIPDAKVALSTASVYPESTATAFEVAARLGYDGVEVMVWTDPVSQDIEALRRLSDYHQVPILAVHAPCLLITQRVWSTDPWVKLQRARAAAEKLGASTVVVHPPFRWQRQYARDFVTGIWRMADETDVRFAVENMYPWRYKDREMLAYAPEWDVTKDDYRHFTVDLSHTATARTDALAMVDRMGDRLGHVHLADGRGSAKDEHLVPGRGTQPCAELLEGLARGGYDGHVVIEVNTRRAMSSAEREADLAEALAFTRLHLAAARSGKAPGP
- a CDS encoding Ppx/GppA phosphatase family protein, producing the protein MRLGVLDVGSNTVHLLVVDAHPGARPLPAHSHKAELRLAELLDERGAIADAGVERLIATVRDALQAAEDKGCEEVLPFATSAVREASNADDVLARVEAETGIALQVLTGEEEARLTFLAARRWFGWSAGKLFLLDIGGGSLEVAFGIDEEPDTAVSLPLGAGRLTSGWLPGDPPDTADVKALRRHVRAQIARTVGEFSRFGRPDHVVATSKTFKQLARIAGAPGSGFGLYVQRTLSRKALEEWVPRLAAMTVGDRSALPGVSEGRAAQLLAGALVAEGAMDLFGVEELEICPWALREGVILRRLDHLPDEL
- a CDS encoding BACON domain-containing protein produces the protein MTSSRLDSPDRTTDGTRTLGQRPPARYEEYLDGLFTYCLSVLCDHDTATAVLGDVLAIAERHHGRCPSDEGGRRAWLYALARWACLRSLGEQRRRRQGAHTGRPAVAAPAPPRVSPQAAERRRLELAALAWPEAAGTTPEQREALELAVRHGLGHRELAAVLTLDPSAARDLLSSAACEVERTRAALAVVETGDCPTVAGLTGDHQVLLSAALRAELVRHVDDCPRCRRAAERAGAGGPWPGAAAGAAGRLPLVEAPRAAAYVAMLHVPRARAGAPRFGPTGFPLDPKDHAARRDRMRARAVTTTVVAAVVAAPVLALWASYRGASEVGEGQDGARISAREADEPEGAQGAGTGGRPYERYENAGNARTTPDPRFTRGSRSPDVSVEVISPGGPATPTVPGQPAPARITVAARGSGATTLLTLTNEGGSPAGWSLWSDAPWLYVSQASGTLRPGESVTVRISVDRSREPAGAWSARVGVDPSGAVLRIDGYGATPPPATTGPGTPTTPEPTTPTTEPTTTPPTTEPTTEPTTQPPTTEPTTEPTPEPTASDGQTPSQDPGPGPS